A DNA window from Paenibacillus antri contains the following coding sequences:
- a CDS encoding DUF975 family protein, whose protein sequence is MSSNAEIRAAARDALRGQWGMAVLVAFVYMAITAVIGSIPVVKNIGPLLLGGPLAFGLYAYFLHVVRGNRPELGVMFSGFQRFVPTLVLYLLQAIFVFLWMLLLIVPGIIAALRYSMSYFILLENPGLSPLDAINRSKEMMQGHKMQLFLLQLSFIGWALLCVLTLGIGLLWLMPYMQTSMAAFYERLKSA, encoded by the coding sequence ATGAGTTCGAATGCGGAAATTCGCGCGGCGGCGCGCGACGCCCTGCGCGGGCAATGGGGCATGGCGGTGCTGGTCGCCTTCGTGTACATGGCGATCACGGCGGTGATCGGCAGCATCCCCGTCGTGAAAAATATCGGCCCGTTGCTGCTCGGCGGACCGCTGGCATTCGGGTTGTACGCGTATTTCCTGCACGTCGTTCGGGGGAACCGCCCCGAGCTCGGCGTCATGTTTTCCGGCTTTCAAAGATTCGTACCGACCCTAGTCTTGTATTTGCTGCAGGCGATCTTCGTCTTTCTGTGGATGCTGCTCTTGATCGTTCCCGGCATTATCGCCGCTCTCCGTTATTCGATGTCGTACTTCATTCTGCTGGAAAACCCCGGCTTGTCCCCGCTCGATGCGATCAACCGCAGCAAGGAGATGATGCAGGGACATAAGATGCAGCTCTTCCTCCTGCAGCTCAGCTTCATCGGATGGGCTCTCCTCTGCGTCTTAACGCTAGGCATAGGCCTCTTATGGCTGATGCCGTACATGCAAACGTCCATGGCCGCCTTCTACGAGCGGTTGAAATCCGCGTAA
- a CDS encoding metallophosphoesterase, translating to MIYAALALLCIGVFYFACIFPAQWVEVRRVRRPLGLNVRILQISDLHVEKTWVGPEKLRRLIAETSPDYIFLTGDYTQRLRHLPKVDEYLKAVRDAGVPVYAVLGNHDYRLRSDLPAMLDLFRRRGIPLLRNESLRVGNFRLVGIDDDYSGKSHPRKAFRDALPGERCIVVTHDPTVTRRIDRPYDYLMSGHFHGGQFRVPFVFRLRYKGPLPLQGIVKGIHTDRNGTYYISKGLSQTGLNFRFLIRSEITVHEL from the coding sequence GTGATATACGCAGCTTTGGCGCTATTGTGCATCGGCGTCTTTTATTTCGCATGCATCTTTCCCGCGCAGTGGGTCGAGGTGCGCCGCGTTCGGCGGCCGCTCGGGCTGAACGTCCGGATCCTGCAAATCAGCGACCTGCACGTCGAGAAGACGTGGGTCGGTCCGGAGAAGCTGCGGCGCTTGATCGCCGAGACGTCGCCGGATTACATTTTCCTAACGGGAGATTATACCCAGCGCCTTCGTCATCTGCCCAAGGTGGACGAGTACTTGAAGGCGGTCCGCGACGCGGGGGTTCCGGTCTATGCGGTGTTGGGCAATCACGATTACCGGTTGAGGTCGGACCTGCCCGCCATGCTGGACCTGTTCCGCCGGCGAGGCATCCCGCTGCTCCGCAACGAATCGCTCCGCGTGGGGAACTTCCGGCTCGTCGGGATCGACGACGATTACTCGGGCAAGAGCCATCCGCGCAAGGCGTTCCGAGACGCGCTCCCCGGGGAGAGGTGCATCGTCGTCACGCACGATCCGACGGTGACGCGGCGCATCGACCGTCCTTACGACTACTTGATGAGCGGCCACTTCCACGGCGGTCAGTTCCGGGTGCCGTTCGTGTTTCGGCTTCGGTACAAGGGCCCTCTTCCGCTGCAAGGCATCGTCAAGGGAATACATACGGACCGCAACGGCACGTATTACATCTCGAAGGGGCTCAGCCAGACCGGCCTCAACTTCCGGTTTCTGATCCGAAGCGAAATTACGGTGCATGAACTATAA
- a CDS encoding alpha/beta hydrolase, with product MIWALAGTTAAAALLAASYYFSERVLRIPTHKTEAILAYELERGSVTRERLDALPKEEFAIDSPFGYKLHAWFVPADGGKTGRTVAFVHGVTSSSYGMVKYADLFLRRGFNVVLYDHRRHGRSGGDFTTYGYYEKRDLAAVVDWAYDRFGRDAVVGVFGESMGAATALQFAAMDRRPAFVVADCPYSDLTEQLAYRLKAEFRLPRFPLLPITSLWCKLRAGFFFREVSPARDGAAIAAPVLLIHGREDDYVPPWMSETVYERLTCPKSMYLAPGAAHAESWARGRESYERELDAFLGSLGLLRDEAGDPVEGASEARPGRR from the coding sequence GTGATTTGGGCGCTTGCCGGAACGACGGCCGCAGCCGCGTTGCTGGCGGCTTCATACTATTTCTCGGAGCGGGTGCTCCGCATTCCGACGCACAAGACCGAAGCGATCCTCGCTTACGAGCTCGAACGCGGGAGCGTTACGCGCGAACGGCTCGACGCGCTCCCGAAGGAGGAGTTCGCGATCGACTCGCCGTTCGGATATAAGCTTCACGCCTGGTTCGTTCCGGCCGACGGCGGGAAGACCGGGCGAACCGTCGCGTTCGTCCACGGGGTGACGTCCTCGTCGTACGGCATGGTGAAGTATGCGGACCTCTTCCTCCGCAGAGGCTTCAACGTCGTGCTGTACGACCACCGCCGGCACGGGCGGAGCGGGGGAGACTTCACCACGTACGGGTACTATGAGAAGCGCGATTTGGCGGCGGTCGTCGACTGGGCGTACGATCGGTTCGGGCGGGACGCCGTCGTCGGCGTGTTCGGCGAATCGATGGGCGCCGCCACGGCGCTGCAGTTCGCCGCCATGGACCGTCGCCCGGCGTTCGTCGTCGCCGACTGCCCGTACTCGGATTTGACGGAGCAGCTCGCCTATCGGCTGAAGGCGGAATTCCGGCTGCCGCGGTTCCCGCTGCTGCCGATTACGAGCCTCTGGTGCAAGCTGCGGGCGGGCTTCTTCTTCCGGGAGGTGTCGCCGGCCCGCGACGGAGCCGCGATCGCGGCGCCGGTGTTGCTTATCCACGGGCGGGAAGACGACTACGTGCCGCCGTGGATGAGCGAGACGGTGTACGAGAGGCTGACATGCCCGAAGTCGATGTATTTGGCGCCGGGCGCGGCGCATGCGGAGTCGTGGGCGCGCGGCCGCGAGTCGTACGAACGGGAGCTGGACGCGTTCCTGGGTTCGCTCGGCCTGCTTCGGGACGAGGCGGGGGATCCAGTGGAGGGTGCAAGCGAGGCGAGACCGGGGAGGAGGTGA
- a CDS encoding ribonuclease H-like YkuK family protein, with product MQFRSPTSGLLSVEQMIRQIAAFLEEDPKAPHTIVIGTDSHTTSQSTTFVTAVVIHRVGKGARFYFRKLRHKPMFDLRHRIYKETELSLALVDVLNAKGMSALLSAWPLEIHIDIGQQGDTKALITEIKGWVTSVGYVARIKPESFGASAVADRFTS from the coding sequence ATGCAATTCCGAAGCCCGACGTCAGGTCTCCTGTCCGTCGAACAGATGATTCGCCAAATCGCGGCGTTCCTCGAGGAAGATCCGAAAGCGCCGCATACCATCGTCATCGGCACGGATTCCCATACGACGAGCCAATCCACGACGTTCGTCACCGCCGTCGTCATTCATCGCGTCGGCAAGGGCGCGCGCTTCTACTTCCGCAAGCTTCGGCACAAGCCGATGTTCGATCTTCGGCACCGCATCTACAAGGAAACCGAGCTCAGCCTCGCGCTCGTGGACGTGCTGAACGCCAAAGGTATGAGCGCGCTCCTGTCCGCTTGGCCGCTCGAGATTCATATCGATATCGGCCAGCAAGGCGACACGAAGGCGCTCATCACCGAAATCAAAGGCTGGGTCACCTCCGTCGGATACGTGGCTCGCATCAAGCCCGAGTCGTTCGGCGCGAGCGCGGTGGCGGACCGGTTCACGAGCTGA
- a CDS encoding YetF domain-containing protein, with protein sequence MHQFADLWIVVGRTSTIFPLMLLAALFMGKRSVGELPVFDLLVVLTLGSIVAADIVDPRIDHAHTAASIVMVVLLERLVSWAAVRYRRFRLVTSFEPTVVVYQGKLLDRNIGSIRYTIDNVLQMLRDKGVFDVSRVEMAIVEGTGKLTVLERGQPFSYTLIVEGIVNEDSLRVHGKSMAWLEEQLRAQGIESLGDVFYASFGSDGRVSVSRRRESEAGVPRFRH encoded by the coding sequence TTGCATCAGTTCGCGGATTTGTGGATAGTCGTCGGCAGAACGTCTACGATCTTCCCCCTTATGCTGCTTGCGGCGCTCTTCATGGGGAAGCGGTCGGTCGGCGAGCTGCCGGTGTTCGACTTGCTCGTCGTCTTGACGCTCGGTTCGATCGTCGCGGCCGACATCGTCGACCCGCGCATCGACCACGCGCACACGGCGGCGTCGATCGTCATGGTCGTCTTGTTGGAGAGGCTCGTGTCGTGGGCCGCGGTGCGCTATCGCCGGTTTCGCCTCGTGACGTCGTTCGAGCCGACCGTCGTCGTCTACCAGGGCAAGCTGCTCGACCGCAACATCGGATCGATCCGGTACACGATCGATAACGTGCTGCAGATGTTAAGGGATAAGGGCGTCTTCGACGTCAGCCGCGTCGAGATGGCGATCGTGGAGGGGACGGGCAAGCTGACGGTGCTCGAGCGCGGTCAGCCGTTCTCGTACACGCTCATCGTCGAGGGGATCGTGAACGAGGACTCGCTTCGGGTGCACGGGAAATCGATGGCGTGGCTGGAGGAGCAGCTGCGGGCGCAAGGCATCGAGTCGCTGGGAGACGTGTTTTACGCTTCGTTCGGCTCCGACGGACGGGTGTCGGTCTCGCGCCGACGGGAATCCGAGGCCGGCGTGCCGCGCTTTCGGCATTAG
- a CDS encoding MMPL family transporter, translating into MKTILKWRWAVFAGWIVVAVALFLTAPNMEELVRTKGQITVPEGASSDVAAKLMDELNAGKADAGSGASAVLVFHNASGLTDADRAAMKDALERLKADGAETGVTGVTTHFDTPELESQLVAEDGKTVLSLVTVDFGERTPAEARDALYSAIDDVPVDHYYTGGWLISEDVIESSQEGLKKTEWITVVFILAILLLVFRSAIAPFIPLIAVGFSYIVAQSVVAYLVEYANFPLSNFTQIFLVAVLFGIGTDYCILLISRFKEELAHSGDASAAVVATYRASGKTVFFSGLAVLVGFVSIGFSTFALYRSAVAVAVGVAVLLLALVTLVPFFLATFGKAIFWPARGSLEHKQSGLWGAVGRFSLKRPAWALLLIAVVTIPFLSVYQEATSYSSLDEIGDKYDSVKAFDLIAESFGPGDSLPTTVVVKADRPFDSQEGLSVVEQVSRELAKVDGVKTVRSATRPTGEPLEDLQVTRQVGTLEDGLGDAGDGLGEIGGGLSEASAALGENAPKLQEAVDGAGQLIAGTNELKNGIAQLGDGLKRIEQGLRDGSAGAGELKNGLTQAQRSAEQLSAASAELLKGYQEIGTGLAALSAAYDEVATQQASLAEGLTSVGQGLGGLALKYPELQSDETFLQVQGAVSQLQGGAAELAAGLKQLNAQLAGVTGGMQQANAGFQQAAGGQAALADGLAALAQGIGELQAGIAQAAEGQARIVGNLPDIEGGFDQLADGQRELQSGFAQLTGQLGELTDGLDRSVDGLSQVTDGLQSAQEYLTQLSGSPNPELTGWYLPQEAVESDEFKTVLDTYLSVDRQIVKFDVVFDGNPYDTETMDRMAALEAAVERGLRGTEYASAAYALDGVTSMNNDLREVSANDYARTVVLMLVGILLILVLLFRSIVMPIYLVLSLLLTYFTSMAIAEVLFVRILGLGGISWAVPFFAFVLLMALGIDYSIFLMDRFKEYRHLKPTEGILLAMKNMGTVIMSAAVILGGTFAAMLPSGVMSLMQIAVIVLCGLFLYALVMLPLFIPVMVRTFGEANWWPFMNKSAAEDVDDGEPSPAYAQASDSSLRM; encoded by the coding sequence ATGAAAACGATACTGAAATGGCGATGGGCCGTCTTCGCCGGATGGATCGTCGTCGCGGTCGCGCTGTTCCTGACCGCCCCGAACATGGAGGAGCTCGTCCGCACGAAGGGACAAATCACGGTGCCGGAGGGCGCCTCGTCGGACGTCGCGGCGAAGCTGATGGACGAGTTGAACGCCGGCAAAGCCGACGCGGGAAGCGGCGCGTCCGCCGTGCTCGTCTTCCATAACGCGTCGGGGCTGACCGACGCCGATCGGGCCGCCATGAAGGACGCGCTCGAGCGGCTGAAAGCCGACGGCGCCGAAACCGGCGTCACCGGCGTCACGACGCACTTCGATACGCCGGAGCTGGAGAGTCAGCTCGTCGCGGAGGACGGCAAGACGGTGCTCTCGCTCGTCACGGTCGACTTCGGCGAGCGCACGCCGGCCGAGGCGAGAGACGCTCTGTATTCGGCGATCGACGACGTGCCGGTCGATCATTATTACACGGGCGGATGGCTGATCTCGGAGGACGTCATCGAGAGCTCGCAGGAAGGGCTGAAGAAGACGGAATGGATTACGGTCGTCTTCATCTTGGCGATTCTGCTGCTCGTATTCCGTTCGGCGATCGCGCCGTTCATCCCGCTGATCGCCGTCGGCTTCAGCTACATCGTGGCGCAGTCGGTCGTCGCGTATTTGGTGGAATACGCGAACTTCCCGCTGTCCAACTTTACGCAAATTTTCTTGGTCGCCGTCTTGTTCGGCATCGGGACGGACTATTGCATTTTGCTCATCAGCCGATTCAAGGAAGAGCTCGCCCATTCGGGCGATGCGTCCGCGGCGGTCGTCGCGACGTACCGCGCTTCCGGCAAGACGGTGTTCTTCTCCGGTCTCGCCGTCCTCGTCGGCTTCGTATCGATCGGCTTCTCGACGTTCGCGCTGTACCGCTCGGCGGTCGCCGTCGCCGTCGGCGTCGCCGTGCTGCTGCTCGCGCTCGTCACGCTCGTGCCGTTCTTCCTGGCAACGTTCGGCAAGGCGATCTTCTGGCCGGCCCGCGGCTCGCTGGAGCATAAGCAGAGCGGCCTCTGGGGCGCCGTCGGCCGCTTCTCGCTGAAGCGTCCGGCATGGGCGCTGCTCCTGATCGCGGTCGTGACGATTCCGTTCCTCTCGGTGTACCAAGAGGCGACGTCCTACAGCTCGCTCGACGAGATCGGCGACAAGTACGACTCGGTCAAGGCGTTCGACCTGATCGCGGAAAGCTTCGGTCCCGGCGATTCGCTGCCGACGACGGTCGTCGTGAAGGCGGACCGGCCGTTCGACAGCCAAGAGGGCCTCTCGGTCGTCGAGCAAGTGTCCCGCGAGCTGGCGAAGGTGGACGGCGTCAAGACGGTCCGCAGCGCGACCCGCCCGACCGGGGAGCCGCTTGAGGACTTGCAGGTGACGCGGCAGGTCGGCACGCTCGAAGACGGTCTCGGCGACGCCGGGGACGGCCTCGGCGAGATCGGCGGCGGCCTGTCCGAAGCGAGCGCGGCGCTCGGCGAGAACGCGCCGAAGCTCCAGGAGGCCGTGGACGGCGCCGGCCAGCTGATCGCCGGCACGAACGAGCTGAAGAACGGCATCGCGCAGCTCGGCGACGGCTTGAAGCGCATCGAGCAAGGCTTGCGCGACGGCTCGGCCGGCGCCGGCGAGCTGAAGAACGGCTTGACGCAGGCGCAGCGGAGCGCCGAACAGCTGAGCGCGGCGAGCGCCGAGCTGCTGAAGGGATATCAAGAGATAGGCACGGGTCTCGCCGCGTTGTCCGCCGCCTACGACGAAGTCGCGACGCAGCAGGCAAGTCTCGCGGAAGGGCTGACGAGCGTCGGCCAAGGGCTCGGCGGGTTGGCGTTGAAATACCCGGAGCTGCAATCGGATGAGACGTTCCTGCAAGTGCAGGGCGCGGTCTCGCAGCTGCAAGGCGGCGCGGCGGAGCTCGCCGCGGGCCTGAAGCAGCTGAACGCGCAGCTCGCCGGCGTGACCGGCGGCATGCAGCAGGCGAACGCCGGCTTCCAGCAAGCGGCCGGCGGGCAAGCGGCGCTCGCGGACGGTCTCGCCGCGCTCGCCCAAGGCATCGGCGAGCTGCAGGCGGGCATCGCCCAAGCGGCCGAAGGCCAAGCTAGAATCGTCGGCAATCTGCCGGACATCGAAGGCGGCTTCGATCAGCTCGCCGACGGGCAGCGGGAGCTGCAGAGCGGCTTCGCGCAGCTGACCGGCCAGCTCGGCGAATTGACCGACGGGCTCGACCGGAGCGTGGACGGCTTGTCGCAGGTGACGGACGGTCTGCAATCCGCGCAGGAGTATTTGACGCAATTGTCGGGCAGCCCGAACCCCGAGCTGACGGGTTGGTACTTGCCGCAGGAAGCCGTAGAGAGCGACGAATTCAAGACGGTGTTGGATACGTACTTGTCGGTCGACCGGCAGATCGTGAAGTTCGACGTCGTGTTCGACGGCAACCCGTACGACACGGAGACGATGGATCGGATGGCCGCGCTCGAGGCGGCGGTCGAACGCGGACTGCGCGGGACGGAATACGCGTCCGCCGCATATGCGCTCGACGGCGTCACGAGCATGAACAACGACCTGCGGGAAGTATCCGCGAACGACTACGCCCGGACGGTCGTCCTTATGCTCGTGGGCATCTTGCTCATTCTCGTGTTGCTGTTCCGCTCGATCGTCATGCCGATTTACCTGGTGTTGTCGCTGCTGCTCACGTATTTCACGTCCATGGCGATCGCGGAAGTGCTGTTCGTCCGCATCTTAGGGCTCGGCGGCATCAGCTGGGCTGTGCCGTTCTTCGCCTTCGTTCTGCTGATGGCGCTCGGCATCGATTACAGCATCTTCTTGATGGACCGCTTCAAGGAATACCGCCATCTGAAGCCGACGGAAGGCATCCTGCTCGCGATGAAAAACATGGGCACCGTCATCATGTCCGCGGCGGTCATTCTCGGCGGCACGTTCGCCGCGATGCTCCCGTCGGGGGTCATGTCGCTTATGCAGATCGCCGTCATCGTCCTATGCGGATTGTTCCTGTACGCATTGGTCATGCTGCCGCTGTTCATCCCGGTCATGGTCCGCACGTTCGGCGAAGCGAACTGGTGGCCGTTCATGAACAAGTCGGCCGCGGAAGACGTCGACGACGGGGAGCCGTCGCCCGCGTATGCGCAAGCGTCGGACTCTTCGCTGCGCATGTAA
- a CDS encoding DNA recombination protein RmuC translates to MTDLIGWIAAGAGVANAALLLALLQRTAKRNAGDTERRLDALVRAVEQTERGLRDELARVRQETLSASGQQRQELASAFERQQHALLARLAELTRLNENKLETMRETVERQLSALRTDNNAKLEQMRATVDEKLHATLEQRLGESFKLVGERLDLVHKGLGEMQSLASGVGDLKKVLTNVKTRGTMGEIQLDALLEQSLAPDQYERNVAVKKGVGERVDFVVNLPDKSDGGGRGVMLPIDAKFPLEDYQRLVDAQEAGDAAAAAEAGKMLEARVKAEAKSIQAKYVDPPATTEFAVMFLPLEGLYAEVLRRPGLWETLQREHRVVVTGPTTLSALLNSLQMGFRTLAVQKRTSEVWQVLGAVKTEFGKFGDLLDKTQKKLQEASNTLDGAAVRTRAIERRLRGVEELNAPSADAPEPLPPEWGRAAGEP, encoded by the coding sequence ATGACGGACCTGATCGGTTGGATCGCGGCGGGGGCGGGCGTCGCGAACGCGGCGCTGCTGCTGGCGCTGCTGCAGCGGACGGCGAAGCGGAACGCCGGGGATACGGAGCGGCGGCTCGACGCGCTCGTTCGCGCGGTGGAGCAGACGGAGCGGGGGCTGCGCGACGAGTTGGCGCGCGTCCGGCAGGAGACGCTGTCGGCGAGCGGGCAGCAGCGGCAGGAGCTCGCGAGCGCGTTCGAGCGGCAGCAGCATGCGCTGCTGGCGCGTCTCGCCGAGCTGACGCGGCTGAACGAGAACAAGCTGGAGACGATGCGCGAGACGGTGGAGCGGCAGCTGTCGGCGCTGCGGACCGATAACAACGCGAAGTTGGAACAGATGCGGGCGACGGTCGACGAGAAGCTGCACGCGACGCTCGAGCAGCGGCTCGGCGAATCGTTCAAGCTCGTCGGGGAGCGGCTCGATCTGGTGCATAAGGGTCTCGGCGAGATGCAGTCGCTCGCGAGCGGCGTAGGGGACTTGAAGAAGGTGCTGACGAACGTGAAGACGCGCGGCACGATGGGCGAGATTCAGCTCGACGCGCTGCTCGAGCAGTCGCTCGCCCCGGATCAGTACGAGCGCAACGTCGCCGTCAAGAAGGGCGTCGGCGAGCGCGTAGACTTCGTCGTCAATCTGCCGGACAAGTCGGACGGCGGCGGACGAGGCGTGATGCTGCCGATCGACGCGAAGTTTCCGCTCGAGGACTATCAGCGGCTGGTCGACGCGCAGGAGGCCGGCGACGCGGCCGCGGCGGCGGAAGCGGGCAAGATGCTCGAAGCCCGCGTGAAAGCCGAAGCGAAGTCGATCCAGGCGAAATACGTCGATCCGCCGGCGACGACGGAGTTCGCGGTCATGTTCCTGCCGCTCGAGGGGTTGTACGCGGAGGTGCTGCGCCGGCCGGGGCTGTGGGAGACGCTGCAGCGGGAGCATCGCGTCGTCGTGACGGGCCCGACGACGTTGTCGGCGCTGCTGAACAGCCTGCAGATGGGGTTCCGCACGCTCGCCGTTCAGAAGCGGACGAGCGAGGTATGGCAGGTGCTCGGCGCGGTGAAGACCGAGTTCGGCAAGTTCGGCGACCTGCTCGACAAGACGCAGAAGAAGCTGCAGGAGGCGTCCAATACGCTGGACGGGGCCGCCGTGCGGACGCGGGCGATCGAGCGCCGGCTGCGCGGCGTCGAGGAGCTGAACGCGCCGTCGGCCGACGCGCCGGAGCCGCTGCCGCCCGAGTGGGGACGAGCCGCCGGCGAGCCGTAG
- a CDS encoding MarR family winged helix-turn-helix transcriptional regulator, protein MDKALLSSIIERYEEASFIVTRRINAAIRERMRDDLTLDQYAVIRYMRKNDRCTSSELADTFCVGKSSVTAIINRLFDKDLIERQPDEKDRRVTYLRLTEEGRRLSQEMEDRIQELLTKYLRHFEQDEALLFIDTYEKLARVLLEP, encoded by the coding sequence ATGGATAAGGCGCTATTGTCCTCCATCATCGAACGATACGAAGAAGCATCTTTCATCGTCACGCGCCGGATCAACGCCGCCATTCGCGAGCGAATGCGCGACGACCTGACGCTCGACCAATACGCGGTCATCCGCTATATGCGCAAGAACGATCGCTGCACCTCGTCGGAGCTGGCCGATACGTTCTGCGTCGGGAAGAGCTCCGTCACGGCCATCATCAACCGGCTGTTCGACAAGGACTTGATCGAACGGCAGCCGGACGAGAAGGACCGCCGGGTCACATACTTGCGGCTCACCGAAGAGGGGCGTCGATTGTCCCAAGAGATGGAAGACCGAATTCAAGAGCTGCTGACCAAATACTTACGGCATTTCGAACAAGACGAAGCGCTGCTCTTCATAGACACCTACGAGAAGTTGGCGCGCGTGTTATTAGAGCCTTAG
- the trhA gene encoding PAQR family membrane homeostasis protein TrhA, translating into MNWLHSLRMKEPGNTITHLIPLLAGCVGLGFLIAQFLNEPAKLTTGVIFGVSVILLYGASTAYHWIRTTPGKVKVLRKLDHIAIYLLIAGTYTPVLYFGLDGWWRWSMLAAVYTLASIGIALKVWFLHLPRSISTAFYIALGWIAIIPLAKLVDALPVEAFALMLLGGVAYTVGGVVYATKRFDFFPNRFGFHEVFHIFVSIGTVLHFVMIAGYILPNS; encoded by the coding sequence ATGAACTGGCTTCATTCGCTGCGCATGAAGGAGCCGGGCAATACGATCACGCATCTGATTCCGCTGCTGGCCGGATGCGTCGGGCTCGGGTTTCTGATCGCCCAGTTTCTGAACGAGCCGGCGAAGCTGACGACCGGCGTCATCTTCGGCGTCAGCGTCATCCTGTTATACGGAGCGAGCACGGCGTACCATTGGATCCGTACGACGCCCGGCAAGGTGAAGGTGCTCCGCAAGCTCGATCATATCGCGATCTATCTGCTTATCGCGGGCACGTACACGCCTGTGCTGTATTTCGGGCTCGACGGCTGGTGGCGGTGGAGCATGCTGGCGGCCGTGTATACGCTGGCGTCGATCGGCATCGCGTTGAAAGTTTGGTTCCTGCATTTGCCGCGTTCGATTTCGACCGCGTTTTATATCGCGCTCGGGTGGATCGCGATCATCCCGCTCGCGAAGCTGGTGGACGCGCTGCCGGTCGAGGCGTTCGCGCTGATGCTCCTGGGCGGCGTCGCTTACACGGTCGGCGGCGTCGTCTACGCGACGAAGCGGTTCGACTTCTTCCCGAATCGGTTCGGCTTTCACGAAGTGTTCCATATCTTCGTATCTATCGGCACGGTGTTACATTTTGTAATGATCGCAGGTTACATTTTGCCGAATTCGTAA
- a CDS encoding uracil-DNA glycosylase, with protein MSWNPSVWPEARAPEPASRCERCELAKQRTRVVWGEGAEDAPVAAVLDNPGAREDREGTPFVCATRVALQRAVAEVGWTEETLFVTYLLKCRPIRKYDKERARDACMEYLRAQLAGRRAVMLLGLVAAQTVLNRPDAEMAELRNRWHDWEGVPVRVTYHPLAVHRRPNLAPSFLADWRALAEVSLPPV; from the coding sequence GTGTCGTGGAACCCGAGCGTATGGCCGGAGGCGCGCGCGCCGGAGCCGGCGAGCCGCTGCGAACGATGCGAGCTGGCGAAGCAGCGGACGCGCGTCGTCTGGGGGGAGGGCGCCGAAGACGCGCCGGTCGCCGCGGTCCTCGACAATCCCGGCGCGCGGGAGGATCGCGAAGGGACGCCGTTCGTCTGCGCCACCCGCGTCGCCTTGCAGCGCGCCGTCGCCGAAGTCGGTTGGACGGAGGAGACGTTGTTCGTCACGTATTTGCTCAAGTGCCGGCCGATCCGGAAATACGACAAGGAGCGGGCGCGCGACGCTTGCATGGAGTACTTGCGAGCCCAGCTGGCGGGCCGTCGGGCCGTCATGCTGCTCGGCCTCGTCGCGGCGCAGACGGTATTGAACCGGCCGGACGCCGAGATGGCGGAGCTGCGAAACCGGTGGCACGACTGGGAGGGCGTCCCGGTCCGCGTCACGTATCATCCGCTCGCGGTGCATCGGCGGCCGAATCTGGCGCCGAGCTTCCTTGCCGACTGGCGCGCGCTAGCCGAGGTGTCGCTTCCACCCGTATAA